A genomic region of Dehalococcoidia bacterium contains the following coding sequences:
- a CDS encoding radical SAM protein, with translation MAPIALDYLASSLNDSSYRVDLLDLCFSSDIASDIRRYFASNSPSVAAITLRNTDDTTFVTRDFFLPKIKSLAACIHECTDAPIVLGGSGFSVAPEAILDFCGVDLGVWGEGERALPLVVDRIINGGDYLDVPGLVYRGENGFHRNKADYIDLDEMPTPRRDTIDNRRYYREGGMGGVETKRGCPKKCIYCADPLGKGINLRMRSPSSVVDEMESLLANGIEHIHICDSEFNYPYMHARSICREIIDRDLGSKLRWYAYCSPIPFDEELASLFLQSGCAGINFGADSASDRILKTLGRDYSAEDVVRTAEICRRSGLVFMYDLLLGGPGETRESLKETVETMKRMSPQRVGASLGVRVYPGTRLAKMILQEGPVETNPNLQGERDEAFLAPVFYLSSELGEDASSYLEGLIGGDERFLFMAGDASNSNYNYNANTVLVDAIRDGYRGAFWDILRRLGEKG, from the coding sequence GTGGCGCCAATCGCCCTCGATTACCTGGCCTCGTCGCTGAATGATTCCAGCTATCGCGTCGACCTGCTCGACCTGTGCTTTTCCAGCGATATCGCCTCCGATATCCGCCGCTACTTTGCGTCGAACAGCCCGTCTGTTGCAGCCATAACCCTGCGCAATACCGACGACACGACATTCGTCACACGCGACTTCTTCTTACCAAAGATAAAGAGTCTCGCCGCATGTATCCATGAGTGTACTGACGCTCCCATAGTACTCGGCGGCTCCGGCTTCTCGGTGGCGCCGGAGGCCATCCTGGACTTCTGCGGGGTGGATTTAGGAGTATGGGGAGAGGGGGAGCGGGCCCTGCCGCTAGTTGTCGATCGAATTATCAATGGTGGGGATTACCTCGATGTGCCGGGGCTGGTGTATCGCGGCGAGAATGGCTTCCATCGCAACAAAGCGGATTACATCGACCTGGATGAAATGCCGACGCCGCGGCGGGACACCATCGACAATCGCCGCTATTACAGGGAAGGCGGCATGGGCGGCGTGGAGACCAAGCGCGGCTGTCCCAAGAAGTGCATCTACTGCGCCGATCCGCTGGGCAAAGGTATCAACCTCCGCATGCGTTCGCCCTCCAGCGTTGTCGATGAGATGGAATCGCTGTTGGCCAATGGTATCGAGCACATCCATATCTGCGACAGCGAGTTCAACTATCCCTATATGCATGCCCGCTCCATCTGCCGCGAGATCATTGACAGGGACCTGGGCTCGAAGTTGCGCTGGTACGCCTACTGCAGCCCGATACCGTTCGATGAGGAGCTTGCGAGCCTGTTCCTGCAGTCGGGTTGCGCCGGCATCAACTTCGGCGCGGACAGCGCCAGCGACCGCATCCTGAAGACGCTCGGCCGCGATTACTCAGCCGAGGACGTGGTTCGGACTGCGGAAATCTGCCGCCGCTCGGGGCTTGTCTTCATGTATGACCTGCTGCTGGGCGGCCCCGGCGAGACCCGCGAGTCGCTGAAAGAAACCGTCGAGACCATGAAGCGCATGTCGCCGCAGCGCGTGGGCGCCAGCCTGGGCGTGCGGGTTTACCCCGGGACGAGGCTGGCGAAGATGATCCTGCAAGAAGGCCCCGTCGAAACTAATCCCAATTTGCAGGGTGAGCGAGATGAGGCATTCCTGGCGCCCGTGTTCTACCTGTCGTCCGAGCTGGGGGAGGACGCGTCGAGCTATCTGGAGGGGCTTATCGGCGGGGATGAGCGCTTTCTATTTATGGCGGGGGACGCTTCAAACAGTAACTATAACTACAATGCCAATACCGTTCTCGTCGACGCTATCCGCGATGGCTACAGGGGGGCGTTCTGGGATATATTGAGGCGGCTGGGGGAGAAGGGTTAG
- a CDS encoding CoA-binding protein: protein MDLYSELERIFHPRGVAIIGASNRPGNLGGFFLGGFLQQGFDRNQLYAVHPREKEVAGVAAYHSVQTIPHNVELALVFSPRDSVKGVVKDCVAKGVKGIIICTSGFAENGADGLKLQEEIAAIAREGGARVIGPNCVGVYCPESKLINFAGWMPQESGPVGMFSHSGSMTVSIPITASVMGMHCSKVISCGNECDLNAADFLEYFGRDPNTGIVIGYLEGVKDGRRFLSAAREVSKTKPILLWKGGMSDFGSRSAASHTGALAIKSQVWDAVCKQAGIVRVDCEDDMIDYLQAFYYLPRPRGNRVAVVSATGGLGVALADACADYGLELAKLSQATCHRLRAIVPSVGTCLDNPVDLGMMSSFDLQMGIDTVKALAEDEGVDMIIKTVGTSNLELVNKEFEALKGFDKPMVYIFSRAMMALMKELKPVKGVAIFSTGRRAAQVMSKMLEYERYRLGK from the coding sequence ATGGACCTTTACTCTGAACTGGAGCGGATTTTCCATCCCCGCGGCGTGGCCATCATCGGTGCCTCCAACCGTCCGGGCAATCTGGGCGGATTCTTCCTCGGCGGCTTCCTGCAGCAGGGCTTCGACCGTAATCAATTATATGCGGTGCATCCCAGGGAGAAAGAGGTCGCCGGCGTCGCGGCCTATCATTCCGTACAGACCATACCCCACAACGTCGAGCTGGCTTTAGTTTTTTCCCCGCGCGACTCCGTCAAGGGCGTCGTTAAGGACTGCGTCGCCAAGGGGGTAAAAGGCATAATCATCTGCACCTCCGGGTTCGCCGAGAACGGTGCGGACGGCTTAAAGCTGCAGGAGGAGATCGCGGCGATCGCGCGCGAAGGCGGCGCCCGGGTCATAGGCCCCAACTGCGTGGGCGTCTACTGCCCGGAGAGCAAGCTCATCAACTTTGCCGGCTGGATGCCGCAGGAGAGCGGGCCCGTGGGCATGTTCTCACACAGCGGCTCGATGACGGTGTCCATACCGATAACCGCTTCCGTGATGGGGATGCATTGCAGCAAGGTTATAAGCTGCGGCAACGAGTGCGACCTGAACGCCGCCGATTTCCTGGAGTACTTCGGGCGCGACCCGAATACGGGCATCGTTATTGGCTATCTTGAAGGCGTAAAGGATGGACGCCGCTTCCTAAGTGCTGCCAGGGAGGTCTCGAAAACAAAGCCCATCCTGCTGTGGAAGGGCGGTATGAGCGATTTCGGCTCACGCTCGGCGGCCTCTCATACCGGCGCGCTGGCTATCAAATCCCAGGTCTGGGATGCCGTGTGCAAGCAGGCGGGCATCGTAAGGGTCGACTGCGAGGACGATATGATAGATTACCTCCAGGCGTTCTACTACCTGCCGCGGCCCCGCGGCAACCGCGTGGCCGTCGTCTCGGCTACGGGCGGGCTGGGGGTGGCCCTCGCCGACGCCTGCGCCGACTACGGGCTCGAGCTGGCGAAGCTGTCGCAGGCAACGTGCCATCGCTTGCGGGCCATCGTACCGTCCGTGGGCACCTGCCTCGATAATCCGGTTGATCTCGGCATGATGTCGTCCTTCGATTTGCAGATGGGCATCGATACGGTCAAGGCGCTGGCGGAGGATGAGGGCGTGGACATGATAATCAAGACCGTGGGCACATCGAACCTGGAGCTGGTGAACAAGGAGTTCGAGGCGCTTAAAGGATTCGATAAGCCTATGGTTTACATATTCAGCCGCGCCATGATGGCATTGATGAAAGAACTAAAGCCGGTTAAGGGTGTGGCCATATTCAGCACCGGGCGCAGGGCGGCCCAGGTCATGAGCAAGATGCTGGAATATGAACGCTATCGTTTAGGCAAGTGA
- a CDS encoding FAD-dependent oxidoreductase: MKKYDVIIVGSGPAGISAAIELSQAQDLKVLLLDKGKDIEHRVCPGLKGDDGCRRCSPCNLVSGWGGAGAFSDGKLTLSTEVGGRLKDYIGTAKTEELVKYVDSSYSRFGRSDRLYGIGDKVEEIRERATLADLRLIPMVVRHMGTEHARVVLCRMRDHVSKKVEIRLNTAVRSLITDGGNIAGVETEDGERIGCSYLIVAPGREGADWLGHEAQRLKLTLEINPIDVGVRVEVPEAVLKDITDVMYECKLEYYSQSFDDRVRTFCMCPAGEVTMETTGGADPVTTVNGHSYAERKTNNTNFAILVSTTFTEPFRDTIAYGRYLARLANLLSGGVIVQRLGDLLEGRRSTKDRIERGNVVPTLKSAVPGDLSFALPYRHLKDVIEMLQAMDKLAPGIASRHTLLYGIEVKFYSSRLLLSDSLESEICNMFAVGDGAGVSRGLVQASASGVVAAREVLRRAGAKVKSA, translated from the coding sequence ATGAAGAAATACGATGTCATAATTGTCGGCAGCGGGCCCGCGGGCATCTCGGCGGCTATCGAGCTGAGCCAGGCGCAAGACTTGAAGGTGCTGCTTTTAGATAAAGGCAAGGATATTGAGCACCGCGTCTGCCCCGGTCTCAAGGGGGATGACGGATGCCGCCGCTGCTCGCCGTGCAACCTGGTCAGCGGCTGGGGCGGCGCCGGAGCGTTCAGCGACGGCAAGCTCACACTGTCGACCGAGGTCGGCGGACGTTTGAAAGACTATATCGGCACGGCGAAAACCGAGGAGCTTGTCAAATATGTCGACAGCAGCTACTCCAGGTTCGGGCGCTCCGACAGGCTCTACGGCATAGGAGATAAGGTCGAGGAGATAAGGGAGCGGGCCACACTGGCCGACCTGAGGCTGATTCCCATGGTGGTGCGCCACATGGGGACCGAGCATGCCCGCGTCGTCCTGTGCCGCATGCGCGATCACGTATCGAAGAAAGTCGAAATAAGGCTCAACACTGCGGTGCGGTCGCTGATAACGGATGGCGGCAATATCGCAGGTGTGGAAACCGAGGACGGCGAGCGCATCGGGTGCAGCTATCTGATAGTCGCTCCGGGACGCGAAGGGGCGGACTGGCTGGGCCATGAGGCGCAACGGCTGAAGCTCACGCTCGAGATAAATCCCATAGATGTCGGAGTTCGCGTCGAAGTTCCCGAGGCCGTGCTCAAAGATATCACCGACGTCATGTATGAATGCAAGCTGGAATACTACTCCCAGTCGTTCGACGACAGGGTGCGGACGTTCTGCATGTGTCCTGCCGGAGAGGTGACCATGGAGACCACGGGCGGCGCGGACCCCGTGACCACGGTCAACGGCCACAGCTACGCCGAGCGCAAGACCAACAACACCAACTTCGCCATACTGGTGAGCACCACCTTCACTGAGCCCTTCCGTGATACCATCGCCTACGGACGCTACCTGGCGCGGCTGGCCAACCTGCTGAGCGGCGGCGTCATCGTCCAGCGCCTGGGCGACCTGCTTGAGGGCAGGCGCTCGACAAAGGATCGTATAGAGAGGGGCAACGTTGTGCCGACGCTGAAGAGCGCGGTGCCGGGCGATTTGAGCTTCGCTCTCCCATATCGTCATTTAAAGGACGTCATCGAGATGCTGCAGGCGATGGACAAGCTGGCGCCGGGCATCGCGTCGCGCCACACGCTGCTCTATGGCATCGAGGTCAAGTTCTATTCGTCGCGCCTACTACTAAGCGACAGCCTTGAGAGCGAGATATGCAACATGTTCGCCGTGGGGGACGGGGCCGGGGTCAGCAGGGGGCTGGTGCAGGCCTCCGCCTCCGGGGTGGTGGCGGCGCGGGAGGTGCTGCGGCGGGCGGGGGCTAAGGTTAAGTCGGCTTGA
- a CDS encoding CoA-binding protein, whose amino-acid sequence MDVIAELDRIFNPRGIAIIGASNRPGNLGYFFLSGFIQHGFDKSRICVVHPTETRIDGVKVYHSACAIPFDVDLAIVFSPRDTVAGVVRDCAAKGIKGIVICTSGFGESGAEGMKLQKEITRIARAGGSRIIGPNCVGIFCPDSGLTNFAGIMPKKSGSAGMFSHSGSMSVSFPIAASGLGINFNKSVSYGNECDLNAADFLEYFGQDARTDVVVGYVEGVSDGRRFFDTARRVSERKPVILWKSGASEVGSRSAASHTGALAGSPQVWGAVFKQTGMIKVDSEDEMLDCLQAFSYLPLPRSNRVGIISSTGGIGVAIADACTEYGLSVARLSDSTRRRLKKVVPSVGTCVDNPVDIGMASSFDIKVSARAIEALVEDENIDVIFKAVGGSSADYVRAEVEALKGFDKPIVLISNLAMKVRMEEVKPIQGLAVYQAGRRAALMVSKMVQYRRYLSEDTVLPVNDNHRRKSAVKAQRSPVDAGQFEELISAAVARK is encoded by the coding sequence ATGGATGTTATCGCGGAGCTGGACCGGATATTCAACCCGCGCGGCATAGCGATAATAGGCGCGTCAAACAGGCCCGGCAATCTGGGATATTTCTTCCTCAGCGGCTTTATCCAGCACGGTTTCGACAAGAGCAGGATATGCGTGGTGCATCCTACGGAGACCAGGATCGACGGCGTCAAGGTCTATCACTCGGCATGCGCCATACCATTCGATGTTGACCTGGCCATCGTCTTCTCCCCGCGTGACACGGTGGCCGGCGTGGTGCGCGACTGCGCGGCGAAAGGAATCAAGGGCATCGTCATCTGCACTTCAGGCTTCGGCGAGAGCGGCGCAGAGGGCATGAAACTCCAGAAAGAGATAACGAGGATCGCGCGCGCCGGCGGCTCAAGGATCATAGGCCCCAATTGCGTCGGCATATTCTGTCCCGATAGCGGACTAACCAACTTCGCCGGCATCATGCCTAAAAAGAGCGGCTCGGCGGGCATGTTCTCGCACAGCGGCTCGATGAGCGTTTCCTTCCCCATCGCGGCATCTGGACTGGGCATAAATTTCAACAAGTCGGTGAGCTACGGCAACGAGTGCGACCTGAATGCCGCCGACTTTTTGGAGTACTTTGGGCAGGACGCGAGGACAGATGTTGTCGTCGGCTACGTGGAGGGCGTTTCCGATGGTCGGCGCTTCTTCGATACGGCCAGGCGCGTCTCGGAACGGAAGCCCGTGATACTCTGGAAGAGCGGCGCCAGCGAAGTCGGCTCGCGTTCCGCGGCCTCGCATACCGGGGCTCTTGCAGGATCGCCTCAAGTATGGGGCGCGGTGTTCAAGCAGACCGGCATGATAAAGGTGGACAGCGAGGACGAGATGCTGGACTGCCTCCAGGCATTCAGCTACCTGCCCCTGCCCCGCAGCAACAGGGTGGGCATCATCTCCTCCACGGGCGGCATAGGGGTGGCCATCGCCGACGCCTGCACGGAATACGGGCTGTCGGTGGCCAGGCTGTCGGATTCAACCCGGCGGAGGCTGAAGAAGGTCGTGCCGTCGGTGGGGACGTGCGTGGACAACCCCGTCGATATCGGGATGGCGTCATCGTTCGATATAAAGGTCAGCGCCAGGGCTATCGAGGCGCTGGTTGAAGATGAAAACATCGACGTGATATTCAAGGCCGTGGGCGGCTCCAGCGCGGATTATGTGCGCGCAGAGGTTGAGGCGCTCAAGGGCTTCGATAAGCCGATAGTGCTGATATCCAATCTGGCCATGAAGGTACGGATGGAGGAGGTAAAGCCGATTCAAGGGCTGGCCGTTTACCAGGCCGGGCGCAGGGCGGCCCTTATGGTGAGCAAGATGGTGCAGTACCGCCGTTACCTCTCCGAGGATACCGTCCTTCCCGTAAACGATAATCACAGGCGAAAATCCGCGGTCAAAGCTCAGCGGTCACCGGTGGATGCGGGACAATTCGAAGAATTAATATCCGCCGCCGTCGCCCGGAAATAG
- the meaB gene encoding methylmalonyl Co-A mutase-associated GTPase MeaB has translation MAEINDLVKGMLDGKEQALARLITLVERESPEVPLIMSKIYPKLGKSYVVGVTGPPGGGKSSLVDRITTKMRADDKSVGIIACDPSSPFSGGAVLGDRIRMQQHYLDKEVFIRSMATRESRGGLSPTTKEVAKLMDAFGKNFVLVETVGVGQTELDIMDAADTVIVVLVPEGGDAIQAMKAGILEIADIFVVNKADREGAETIADDLRQMLRLNPKHEWWEVPVLTTQAVNDVGIDELYAQIKNHHQALEDSGQMAVRRQAQRKAEFLEVVERTISERILALIRKDKSLTSALDKVMKGNIDPYTATDELLDSKTLLNTWRAVTEKKG, from the coding sequence ATGGCAGAGATTAATGACTTGGTTAAGGGCATGCTTGACGGCAAAGAGCAGGCCCTTGCGCGTTTGATAACTCTCGTCGAGAGAGAATCGCCTGAAGTACCGTTAATAATGTCTAAGATATATCCCAAGCTTGGCAAATCCTATGTCGTCGGTGTAACGGGCCCGCCGGGGGGCGGTAAAAGCAGCCTCGTCGACCGCATCACCACCAAGATGCGGGCCGATGATAAATCCGTGGGCATCATCGCCTGCGATCCCTCAAGCCCCTTCTCGGGAGGCGCGGTGCTCGGCGACCGCATAAGGATGCAGCAGCACTATCTGGATAAAGAGGTATTCATCCGCAGCATGGCCACAAGGGAAAGCCGCGGCGGCTTATCGCCGACCACTAAAGAGGTCGCCAAGCTGATGGATGCCTTTGGCAAGAACTTTGTGCTGGTTGAGACCGTAGGCGTGGGGCAGACCGAGCTGGATATCATGGACGCGGCCGATACCGTGATCGTGGTTCTTGTCCCCGAAGGCGGGGACGCGATACAGGCGATGAAGGCTGGCATCCTCGAGATCGCCGATATATTCGTAGTCAACAAGGCGGATCGCGAGGGCGCTGAGACAATCGCCGACGACCTGCGGCAGATGCTGCGGCTGAACCCCAAGCATGAGTGGTGGGAGGTTCCGGTGCTGACCACCCAGGCGGTCAACGATGTCGGTATCGATGAACTTTACGCTCAGATAAAAAATCACCACCAGGCGCTGGAGGATAGCGGCCAGATGGCTGTGCGGCGACAGGCCCAGCGCAAGGCAGAGTTCCTAGAGGTAGTGGAGCGAACCATTAGCGAAAGGATACTGGCGCTGATCCGCAAAGATAAGTCCCTCACCTCGGCCCTGGACAAGGTGATGAAGGGGAACATAGACCCCTATACAGCGACCGACGAGCTTCTGGACAGCAAGACGCTGCTTAACACGTGGCGCGCCGTGACCGAGAAGAAGGGCTGA